From the genome of Gracilinanus agilis isolate LMUSP501 chromosome 2, AgileGrace, whole genome shotgun sequence, one region includes:
- the SLC3A1 gene encoding neutral and basic amino acid transport protein rBAT — MITRDPAGHKSITRSFRIISDACQAILALAALTQLEAFHHEVPFLVSVSNESPSGDDARESLPLGTKWWACGMGDDNLVALFSKDTVRNYSDLYHDYTTTQVGMHDLLRSFRQTMDQYSREPGRYRFMGTEASNQESIEETMMYYGKPFVQEADFPFNFYLTEMSTISGTTIFDVIKSWMKNMPEGKWPNWMIGGPDIVRVTSRFGKEYVNVMNMLILTLPGTPITYYGEEIGMEAISAANVNESYLTLFSKSPMQWDNSSNAGFSEGNQTWLPTNKDYQSLNVDVQTTQATSALKLYQQLSSLRLNELLLSRGWLCHIWHDADLVVYTRELDGLDRAFTMVLNFGNETEVNLQKLSLGFPEKASIKLSTTFTNRGETVDMAAVKTARGEGLILEHRMAKLLHHQESLKDRCLVSSKACYSSFLDILYNSC, encoded by the exons ATGATCACTAGAGACCCTGCAGGCCACAAGAGCATCACCAGGTCCTTCAGGATTATTTCCGATGCTTGTCAGGCTATCCTGGCATTGGCTGCTC TGACACAGTTAGAAGCCTTCCACCACGAGGTCCCCTTTTTGGTATCTGTGAGCAATGAGAGCCCTTCTGGGGATGATGCTCGCGAGAGTCTGCCCCTGGGCACGAAGTGGTGGGCATGCGGGATGGGAGATGATAATCTTGTTGCCCTGTTTTCAAAGGACACGGTTAGAAACTACTCGGATCTGTACCACGATTATACCACCACACAAGTGGGGATGCACGACCTGCTCCGCAGCTTTAGACAGACCATGGACCAGTACAGCAGGGAGCCTGGCAGATACAG ATTTATGGGAACTGAAGCAAGTAATCAGGAAAGCATCGAAGAAACCATGATGTACTATGGAAAACCCTTTGTCCAAGAAGCagattttcctttcaatttttacCTCACAGAAATGAGCACTATTTCTGGAACTACGATATTTGATGTCATAAAATCCTGGATGAAGAACATGCCAGAAGGAAAGTGGCCCAACTGGATG atcGGAGGACCTGACATTGTTCGGGTAACTTCTCGTTTTGGAAAAGAATATGTCAATGTCATGAATATGCTAATTTTAACACTTCCTGGGACGCCTATAACTTACTATGGTGAAGAAATAGGAATGGAAGCCATTTCAGCAGCAAATGTAAATGAAAGCTATCTC ACTCTGTTTTCCAAGTCACCAATGCAATGGGACAACAGCTCCAATGCTGGTTTTAGTGAGGGGAACCAAACCTGGTTACCCACCAATAAAGATTATCAATCTCTGAATGTTGAT gttCAGACGACTCAAGCCACTTCCGCGCTGAAGCTGTATCAACAATTAAGTTCCCTGCGTCTCAATGAGCTGCTTCTTAGCCGGGGCTGGCTGTGCCACATTTGGCATGACGCAGACCTTGTGGTGTACACGAGAGAACTAGATGGCCTAGACAGGGCCTTCACCATGGTGCTCAATTTTGGGAATGAAACAGAGGTGAATTTACAGAAACTTTCTTTAGGATTCCCAGAAAAAGCCAGCATAAAGCTCAGCACCACGTTCACTAACCGAGGCGAGACAGTGGACATGGCAGCAGTGAAAACTGCAAGAGGGGAAGGCCTCATCCTGGAACACCGAATGGCCAAACTCCTGCATCATCAAGAAAGCCTCAAAGACAGGTGTCTTGTTTCAAGTAAAGCCTGTTATTCCAGCTTCTTGGATATATTATACAATTCCTGCTGA